A genomic stretch from Camelus dromedarius isolate mCamDro1 chromosome 10, mCamDro1.pat, whole genome shotgun sequence includes:
- the LOC105104649 gene encoding N-acetyllactosaminide alpha-1,3-galactosyltransferase-like 1, with translation MVSTYTDHREVAIVTEQWDQEAEEPQLSKWFNPKKRPDVITTTGWLAPVIWQGTYDRQVLEKYYKRLNITIGLAVDASGKFSYQDLQQFIQSANKHFMIGYSVIFYILVDSFSRVPPIVLGPLRTFKVFLIFRDSMWEDLNFIYMKNLHDYIIAHIQHEVNFLFIMTANQIFKDDFGVETLGKSVAQLSAWWYFKNVKNFPYERRSKSAAFIPFEEGDFYYHSAIFGGTVQEVLELITEYQKGAIQDTKNGLSSTYEHHLNKYFFIKKPTKLLSPEYNWDPSFRTPPQIKCVKIAWQSKGV, from the exons ATGGTCTCCACTTACACTGACCACAGGGAGGTGGCCATAGTCACTGAGCAGTG GGATCAAGAAGCAGAAGAACCTCAGCTCTCAAAGTGGTTTAATCCTAA AAAACGTCCTGATGTAATAACAACAACTGGCTGGCTTGCTCCAGTCATATGGCAAGGAACTTACGATAGACAAGTCCtggaaaaatattacaaaaggCTGAACATTACCATAGGCTTGGCTGTAGACGCTTCTGGAAA GTTTTCATATCAAGACCTGCAACAGTTCATCCAGTCCGCTAATAAGCACTTTATGATTGGCTACAGTGTTATCTTTTACATCTTGGTGGATAGCTTCTCCAGAGTCCCTCCCATAGTGTTAGGTCCCCTTCgaacatttaaagtatttttgataTTCAGAGATAGTATGTGGGAAGACCTTAATTTCATATACATGAAGAATTTACATGACTACATCATAGCACACATCCAGCATGAAGTCAACTTTCTCTTCATTATGACTGCAAACCAGATCTTCAAAGATGACTTTGGAGTGGAAACCCTGGGAAAATCTGTAGCTCAACTTAGTGCAtggtggtattttaaaaatgttaaaaatttcccTTATGAGAGAAGATCTAAATCAGCAGCTTTCATCCCTTTTGAAGAAGGAGATTTCTATTACCATAGTGCAATTTTTGGTGGCACAGTCCAGGAGGTTTTAGAACTCATTACGGAATATCAGAAAGGAGCTATTCAAGACACCAAAAATGGACTTAGCAGCACATATGAACATCacctaaacaaatatttttttatcaAGAAACCCACTAAGTTGTTATCACCAGAATACAATTGGGATCCAAGTTTTAGAACTCCTCCACAAATTAAATGTGTTAAGATAGCATGGCAGTCAAAAGGGGTTTGA
- the LOC105104640 gene encoding N-acetyllactosaminide alpha-1,3-galactosyltransferase, translating into MTTNWSAPIVWHGTYNEVVLEDYYASHKITVGLTVFSVGRYTDHYLHTFLSSADRFFMVGQKVIIYVLIDDFFKMPWLELSPLRSIKIFEIRREKRWQDISMMRMKTISEHIVDHIQYEVDFLFCMDVDQIFVSNYGLETLGESVAQLHAYWYKASPTEVPYERRQLSEAYIPIGEGDFYYHAAVFGGTPIQVLNIARECFKGILNDKKNNIEAVWHDESHLNKYFFLHKPTKLLSPEYCWDRFKYSDHEIHNVKVSWAIKNYEYFRRAV; encoded by the exons ATGACTACCAATTGGTCAGCTCCAATTGTGTGGCATGGCACTTACAATGAAGTAGTGTTGGAAGACTATTATGCAAGTCATAAAATTACTGTGGGGTTGACTGTGTTTTCTGTGGGAAG ATACACCGACCACTATTTGCACACATTTTTATCATCTGCTGATAGATTTTTTATGGTAGGCCAGAAAGTCATAATCTATGTCCTAATAGATGACTTCTTCAAGATGCCTTGGCTAGAGCTGAGTCCTCTCCGTTCAatcaaaatttttgaaataaggagagaaaagagatggCAAGATATCAGTATGATGCGCATGAAGACCATCAGTGAACATATTGTAGATCACATCCAATATGAAGTTGACTTCCTCTTCTGCATGGATGTGGACCAAATCTTTGTAAGCAACTATGGACTGGAGACTCTGGGGGAATCAGTAGCTCAGTTACATGCTTATTGGTATAAGGCAAGTCCTACAGAGGTACCTTATGAGAGAAGACAGTTATCAGAAGCATATATACCTATTGGTGAGGGAGATTTTTATTACCATGCTGCTGTATTTGGGGGCACTCCCATTCAGGTTCTCAATATTGCCAGGGAATGCTTCAAAGGAATCTTGAAtgacaagaaaaataacattgaAGCAGTGTGGCATGATGAAAGTCACTTAAACAAGTATTTCTTTCTCCATAAACCCACTAAACTCTTGTCCCCGGAATACTGCTGGGATAGGTTTAAATATAGTGATCATGAGATTCACAATGTCAAAGTCTCGTGGgctattaaaaattatgaatattttagaAGGGCAGTGTAA